The window GGAGCATACGGAGGATCATGCCAAGCAGCATGCCTCTTTCATCTGCACCTGGATGTGCGCCGCCTCGACCTTCGTCCACACATCGGGGCAGACCCTCGATGGGCAATCGACCCCTTCTTTTGAAATCCCGACCGTCCAACCGGAAGAACCTCCCCGGCCGCAACCCCTCTCCACCGGGACCATTCGACCTCCTCCTTTTTCCCTTTCCTAAACTATTTCGTTCTTCGTCAAATCATTCATTCGGACGCGCCGCAGAAGTGACCGCCTGCACATCGGTGTTCGGCGTGGTCTCACTCGGCGCGATCCGAAATCACTGAAAAGGAGTCTTCATGCGTCGGATCGTTCTATGGAACATCAGTTTACTCATCTTACTCGTCGCTCTGATCGTGATGCTGAGCGAGAAGGTCGCCCTCGCGAGCTGCGGATCGGCAAACTGCTTCCTTGTCACCGGCACCCAAGAGGGGATCGCCACCCCCGGCCAGATTGTCGTCGATCTCTCCTATCGTTGGATCCCGATGGATCAGATCCTCCGGGGGAACGACAAAGCTTCCGAGGCGCTGGTTCCCCGGATCGATTTCGAAAACGGGGTGATCGTCCCGAACGGTCACAGCGAGATCCGGACCAACAATGAGCTGATGCAGCTCGATCTCGGATTCGGGGTCAGCGAGCGGTTTACCCTCACTGCATCGGTCCCCTTCTTTAATCTACGGACCCATGAGCATGCCCATGTCCCCGGCGACTTCAGCCGGTCGGACGGGAGCTCCGGTTTCGGCGATATCCGCCTGATCGGGAAATATGCCCTCCTGGTCAGGACCAAGAATCTGATGGTGGTTGGCTTGGGAGTAAAGACCCCGACGGGGGAATATAAACTCCTCGATCACGACGGCGCGATCAACGAGCCGACGATCCAGCCCGGCACCGGCTCTTGGGACGGCATCGCTTCTTTTTATTATGCCTACCAGATCATCCCGCACGAATTCGACACCTTCTTCTCCACATCCTATCAGGTCAACACAGAGAATCCGCTCGATTATCGCTTCGGCCACACCCTCCTTGTGAATGCGGGGGGCTCCTATCGCCTCATGGAAAAGGCGCTGGTTAGCCTTCAGGTGAATCTTCGCCAGTCTCCGCATGATGAATTCAAGGGAGAGAAAGTCCCGAGCACCGGCGGGAGATGGGTCTATTTGACGCCGGGGGTGACGCTTCAGGCGACCCCTAACACGGCGCTCTATACCCATGTCCAACTGCCGATCTATCAAGAGGTCAACGAGGTGAACATCGCCCCTCGCTACGGCTTCATCTTCGGGGTCTCCCATGTTTTCTAAATCTTATCGGATTGGAGGAAGTGCCATGAAGTCCATCAATCAAGTCACTTGGTTTAAATCATTGATCGCCGT of the Candidatus Manganitrophus noduliformans genome contains:
- a CDS encoding transporter, giving the protein MRRIVLWNISLLILLVALIVMLSEKVALASCGSANCFLVTGTQEGIATPGQIVVDLSYRWIPMDQILRGNDKASEALVPRIDFENGVIVPNGHSEIRTNNELMQLDLGFGVSERFTLTASVPFFNLRTHEHAHVPGDFSRSDGSSGFGDIRLIGKYALLVRTKNLMVVGLGVKTPTGEYKLLDHDGAINEPTIQPGTGSWDGIASFYYAYQIIPHEFDTFFSTSYQVNTENPLDYRFGHTLLVNAGGSYRLMEKALVSLQVNLRQSPHDEFKGEKVPSTGGRWVYLTPGVTLQATPNTALYTHVQLPIYQEVNEVNIAPRYGFIFGVSHVF